The Clarias gariepinus isolate MV-2021 ecotype Netherlands chromosome 20, CGAR_prim_01v2, whole genome shotgun sequence genome includes the window AGGTTGGTTGATGAGCCATAAAACCCAGATCTATCCATTGGTTTTCACTTAATTGCAATATTGGCAGTTtcctttataattaattaaaacatcaaGAGAGTTGATAAATTGGGCTAAAAATTTGACAGAATTTGTCTCCACTATCTCAGACAATGCTAAGATGAATTGTAATTTCGGCAAATATTTTAGTTAGTTCTCAAAAtaactttaattgttttaatgttttatgattttttaaaataatgataaataaataaatgctgttaaTTTGAAGTAAGTCATATGatttaaaccaaattttatcTCAAAAAGAAATGTACAGTGAACCAATGTAGGCCACTGGAGTACTGTAATAAGAGGACATGTAAATCATTACCTTCCATTCCTCGTTTTACTATTATaaggttttttaaagaaaaaatcttttatGTTTAAGCACAACATAAAACATCATGGCAAGGGAGTAACTGCGGCTACTAAAACTAATGTTCACTCTCCCTTCAGCAAGTGATGTACGAGATCGACTATGAACACAAGACGTGCCAAAAACAGGAACTGATGGGCGAGTTTCAGCCGTTGGAGATCCCACCCAACTTTACCTTTCTTGCTCAGATGGTGTTAGGTAGTCTCTCTGCACCTGGTGAAGGTGTGCTCGTCAACTCATGGGCTGGAGAGACAACTAAAAACCAAggtacagaaacacacacatcaaaagTAACCtctagcactgtcaccttgatCCTTCAGGATccaagttcgattcccgcctagGGTTTGTAGGTgattggagtttgcatgttctcccgtgcttggtgggttgcctcccacagtccaaagacgtgcaggtTAGACCAATTGGCATTGCCAAATTGCCCCCAGTGCGTAAAGTTACTAcatgtgtcctgcaatggattggaatCCTGTCGTGCAGGttaacctgtttaaaaaaataaagtggtatggacgacaagtgagtgagtgagtgcattTAACCTGCTCCTAAACCGGTTGTAGTGCCATCACAAACCACTGAGGTTAAAGTTTTCCATCAATAGCTGATGCACCAAATAAATATTGAAGTCATTGTGTTTGTTGAGTCTTAGTGGATTTGGGACATTTTTAAAGGTTCAATACAGTGATATGTAGAAGCATAGTCTCCTAAATTCTAAATAGTATGTAGTAAGGATCCTTACCAGGGACCAGCTGATATTATATTATCATGATAACTACATGccaattcaatttgtattgcgatGCTGTAAGTATTACAATTGTATAAACATCCtgatgtaatatatatatatatatatatatatatatatatatatatatatatatataaacacattacTGAATTATTGTTTTTCCCTGATATCTATTATGTATGGATTGTGTGATTTGAGGCTTAGTTAATATAATAGATTGCATAAAAAGGATgtataaaaaaaggttaataaatGCACTTGTTACTTTACTTCGTATTGATGCTCCACTAACAGCGGGTATTTCTTCCTTTGCCCTAGGCATTAATGTCGTAACTTACACAGAGTTCGGCTGTCTTCCTGTAGCATTCCTTTTCAATGCGCCAACATCTGACTTGGTTGTTTACacgtaagtgagtgagtgagtgagtgtgtgtgtgtgtgtgtgtgtgagagagagagagagagagaacattatAAACTGTACACAAAAGGCCAAGGCTTAATATGCTAATATCTATACACCAAAACTTAACGTTTATCCGTTTAACAAATCCTGTCCAATCTGATTGTTTCAGCTTCTTTAACATTATTCTTGGGATTAAGGATCCATCTGTGTTCATTCCTCCGCCGTTCTGCGACAACGCTACTCTGGTAGCAGGGAAGGGTGATTTCTTCAGTGTTTTCTTCTGAGTCAATACCGGTGCTCTTCAAATGACCCACATGTAACATCCCTCAACACCGATCCTAAATAAAGATTTTggcaaacatttaaatgtatgcAATGTACTCATctcaaaattttttatttttttttatttgtacattttaataaaaatcagatTTTAGTCAGTGTATATGGTTTAACACCGAAATGATTTTGtcagattatttaaattttattatcaatttattttgtataaagcAACAAGTTGTAAAATTTTGGCCTGTGAGAATATGGTGTTTTGGAATAATTTCTGTGATCATATAGTGTACATGAGGAATTCTTACATGGACttaactacacacacaaaaaaaactaatattataTTGATTGCAATATGAATTCCCTTATTAAAACTGcataaatcattaaaacaccatgaatcacacacacatttggattTTGTATATCAAAGAAAATGCGTTATAgttgatttttacttttattaaatgttttttttggcattttattaaataaaataacaacccTTGTACAGCAATAACAAccctaaaaggaaaaaaaaaaggctgtagcagtgcgggagatgaatCTATTTAACAACAATGCCATGCCACATTTCCGCTAAATCCATAAAAGGAGGCAAAAGTAACTGTCATTAGAAAGGTTCCTCATTAAAGATGTTTGTCGACAGCAGAGAGTGATTCCATCAGTGTATGTGTGCGCACACGTgcgcatacagtatgtgtgtgaaagtcgtcagtagccccccctcctcctcctctctcatCTTACTCGattattttcaaaggtaaagtgcatggtaattatttttttttttttttttactttatcatttgtattaataatttttatatgattaacatttttgggttgtgaaatAAATGAGTTTCCAttttttcttatggggaaaGATTACAAGCATGGTTCCAGAGCGAATtatacttgcaatccaaggtttaactgtaataCATAATGATTTGGCAGATTCTTAAGAGTCAGATTTTCTAGATTACTTTAAATCTTGAGCAGGAATTTACAAAACAACTGCTGCAGCTTGGTGTTGATTTTATCCTTTCTGTACATTGTAGAGACGaaacaattatatttttgttttggattaaatcatcatttaaactaCTGTAGGTGTTTAGTGCTCCCTTTTATACATTAATGTGCAGACACAGAAAGGATGCACCGATAtgccatttatttaattagtttttcatTAGTTTTCTAATGAGTTGAAGGAGAATACCAGCAAACGAGCTGCTtgttattaaagtaaaaacagtaTTGACTCGGATCTTAAGATCATATAAAAAAAGTTGTGCAGCCCTTTGTGAATATACACTAAATTGCTAAAAGtatacactcactcatccaAATCAATGAATTCAGGTTCTCCAATCACCTTcatggttacaggtgtataaaatTAAGCATCTGCGTATGCAGACCGCTTTTAGaaacatttgtgaaagaatggGTCGTTCTTAGCAGCTCAGCGCTTTCCAGCATGACACCATGATGGGATGCCACTTTGGCAATAAGTCCAGTCATGAAATTTACTCACAAAATATTCCACATGAACTGTTAGTGGTATTATAACAAAAGTAAAAGTGATTGGAAATGACAGCAACTCAGTCACAAAGTGATAGGCCGAGACACCTAGTGCACAGAGGTCGTCAACTTTCTTCGTACCGTAGCTTCATGGAAAGGGTTTTCATTGTCGAGCGGCTGCATCCACACCTTAAAACACACTGCCACTGGATTCTAGAGCAATGGAGACGTGTTCTCTGGTGTCACGAATCACGCATCATGCTTCTCTGTCTGGAAATTTAGTGGATATTGAGTCTGGGTTTGGCGGTTGCCAGAAAAATGGTACTTTTCTGACTGCATCTGACTgcaagtgtaaagtttggtggCGGGCGAATTATGATGtgaggttgtttttcaggagttgggctcagGCCCTTAGTTCCGGTGAAagaaactcttaatgcttcagcacaccaaaacattttggacaatttcgtgcttccaactttgtgggaacagtttggggatggcccCTTCCAGTTTCAACATGACTACataccagtgcacaaagcaaggtctatAAAGACacggatgagcgagtttggtgtggactGATGGAACACCTTTGGGTTAaattagagcagagactgtgagccaggccttctcgttcaacatcagtgtcttctttgtctttcggctgttccctttcaggggtcgccacagcgaatcatctgcctccatctaaccctatcctctgcatcctcttctctcacaccaacttacttcatgtcctctctcactgcatccataaatctcctctttggtcttcctctaaacctcctgcctggcagttccagcctcagcatccttctaccgatatattcacaatctctcctctgaacatgcccaaaccacctcaatctggcctctctgactttatctccaaaacatctaacgtgggtagTCCCTCTTATAAActcatccttgtcactcctaaagagaacctcaacatcttcagctctgctacctccaactctgaggcatgtgttttaaacttttcatttcttctttctttcttaatatCTTTACCATTAGAGCAGAGCATGCATCTACTAGTTTATAACTGGAGTAAATGTTGTACTGTATCTTAACTTTCAGAATGCCTGTAGAAATTAGGCAAACTTGTCAGGAATATCAAAATGTTtcttgtaaaattatttataaacagaGGACGCATATGACTACAAttacagtcatacagtatgtattgttAACTCCTATGCGCAGAGAAATGTCAGAGAAACTTAAAACCTGGCTATAACGTtagtatttctttatttagtaATGCTTTGTCCAGCAATCTCTCTCTCGTTTCATCTTGCATTGGGGGAAATTTATTGCAGAATGCAGTTCTTGTAAAGAGAGCTAATCTCGAAACTTTTTGATCCCACTTCATAAACagtcttatgaaaaaaaaaaaaaaatgtttaaaggatggaagaagggaaaaaaggaaggaaaagtgTGCTGGTCTGTGGGCAGTGCCCTGTTGTTATGCGGGCAATGGGTGGTGAGCGGTGGCAGAGGGCAGTGTGGGCAGCAGTTCCTGTTATACTCCTGGCCAATTCCAAGTACTAAAAAAGcacactttgtggttaatacaaatacgTATACTTTATTATGTAATATAGTATACACAGTCTTCTATAATACTGTATTGCAAATGtcttaccagtacactaaaggtgtttaggataatttacaaattctAAATGCATTTCCTACActataatatgtttttgaaaagcattacatcagttattatgaggcagattttattcaagagttcaacagatttaatttgcacaaggttacaaaaaaaaagtcctatagtttatttgtgttacaAAATGAAAGGTTGTCTTACAatcacacaaactaaaattgtctaaacacatacagacattagtattagagtatacaggtacagtattagtttaaacctggtgtgttgattctagctgttacacagagactgaaaacagaggtggcagaggtaggttttggtctcgccctcctgggatggtcttcataagagccagtttcattatggtgcttgacggtgTCAGCCTTTCGTTCCTCCTGTAGTTTCTCCCCAGGCCTCTAGAGGTCATTAGTGTTTCCCTTATCTGTAGTTCTTCCTTGTGTTTCCTCATTAGTTTTCTAGATCACCTGTGTCTCGTTTTCCCCCCAGTGTATTTAAGCTGTTTATTTTCTCCCCTCTGATTCACTCGGTTTTTGAGTCTCTGCCCTGTGTCTCCTGCTGAACCTTCCGTAACTATTCAGAGTTCCCTGCTGTAAGTTTTTTGACTCTTTATTCCCTGGCTGTTTTCTCCCCTTGTGGAAGCTTTTGTTTGagggttttgtttttctttatttttaataattcctCTAAGTGAGAAGAACCTTTGTTGATTATTAACTGCCTGTTTATATCTTTTGCCCTTTTTCAAATAAATCTACTCTACCTGAGACATCTGCTTTGAGTGCTTTCAGTTGGGTCCAAACCTATCACCcttgtggctcagtggtaaacTCTTCACCCACCACACCAGAGATCCGGGTTCAAGACCCGAGCCTGACAGAAAAACCGAGTCAATCATGGACCCAGAAACACTCGGTACCAGAGATCTGATGAGGGTGGTTGCTCAACATGAATCATCCTTCCAGCGCCACGAGGCCATTCTCAGCCGACAGGAGGAGCTGATGGCTAAGCATTCTCAACTCCTGGCAGAGGTGACAAGTTCCATCCACCAGATTGCTGAACGGCTCCCTGGCCCCCCACAAGCCCTGGCCCCACCTGCCACTGCACCATCCCAGGGGCCTTCTCCCATTTCAGAGCCTCGCCTACCACCACCCAAACACTTTACTGGGGATCCTAGTTCCTGTCAGGGCTTCCTCACCCAGTGCTCCCTGACCTTTGAGCTTCAGCCCTCCAGTTTCCCCACTGACCGCTCGAAGATTGCTTACATGATTACCCTTCTCTCAGACAAAGCACTTTCCTGGGCCTCTGCAGTCTGGCAATCCCAGGATGCCTGTTGTGACTCATATGTGACCTTTAAGGAGGAGTTCAAGCGAGTCTTTGATCATCCAGTCAGTGGTCGAGAGTCTTCCAAGCGCCTGCTTACCCTCCAACAGGGCTCCCGCAGTGCAGCAGACTTCGCCATAGAGTTTCGGACCATCGCGGCGACAAGTGGATGGAATGAGGAGGCGCTGATGGTCTGTTTTCAGAGGGGGTTGTCAGATTCCCTACAAGACGAGTTAGCCACCCGTGAGCCTACTGTTGATCTCAAGTCCCTCATTACCCTTGCCATCCATCTGGACAATCGTCTAAGAGAGCGGAGGTTGGCTCGTCGTAAGGCACCTCCACCTCAATTACCTATGAGCAGATCTGTTTCGCCAGTTGGTGTGCCCCCTAGAGCGCCCCTTGTCCCTGAACAGCATTGTGATTTCCCGGAGAACATGCAGTTGGGTCGCTCCAGGCTCACTCCTAAGGAGAGGGAACGCCGCATGAGGGAGCGGCTCTGTCTTTACTGTGGATCTTCTGGCCACTTTCGCTCCTCTTGCCCTGAGCTTTCGGGAAATGGGGGTCCCCGCCCAGCTGTGGGAGGGCTGTGATGGGGAAAATTAGAGATCCTCCTACTAATGCCGTCCTAGCCATTCCGGCCACTCTGTCCTGGGAGGGTCACCAGCTTCCGGTCCAAGCCATGATCGATTCTGGCGCTGCGGGCAATTTCCTGGACCTGTCAATGGCTAAACAACTCAAGATCCCAACACAACCCCTGTCTCATCCCCAGGCCGTGACAGCATTGGACGGCAGACCGCTGGAACCAGGCAAAGTAACAGAGGCCACTCAGCCCCTGCAACTCGCCATTCTTCAACACCAGCAGAAGGAGACCTTCTATCTTATTGACTGTCCTGAGTCCCCTGTCATCCTTGGTTACCCctggctgcacacacacaatccccaCATCGACTGGGCTGCTAGCACTATTCTTAGCTGGGGCCTCACCTGCCAGGCTACCTGCGTACTTCGGAATCCACCCTCACCTAGTCAAGAGCTTCAGGAGCCTACTGACCTCTCTCGAGTCCCCAGGTGCTATCATCAGTTCAAGACTGTGTTTAGCAAATCCCGAGCCACCTCCCTACCACCTCACCGCTCCTATGACTGTGCCATTGAGCTGCTCCCTGGTTCCTCCCCTCCAAGAGGTCGGATCTTCTCCTTGTCTCCTCCTGAGCGTGAAGCAATGGACATTTACATCAAGGAGTCCTTGGCAGCCGGCATCATCCGTCCCTCTACTTCTCCAGCCGGTGCAGGCTTCTTCTTTGTGGGAAAGAAAGACGGGGGTCTCAGGCCGTGTATTGATTATCGGGCCCTTAACAAGATCACCGTTCGGAATCGATATCCCCTTCCGCTCATGGCCACGGCTTTTGAGTTACTTCAAGAGGCTTCCGTGTTTACAAAACTAGACCTTCGCAATGCCTACCATCTTGTTCGGATCCGGCAGGGTGACGAATGGAAGACAGCCTTCAACACCCCCACAGGCCACTATGAGTATCTGGTAATGCCCTTTGGACTTACAAATGCCCCTGCTGTATTCCAAGCTCTAATTAATGACGTTCTTCGGGATATGCTAAATCTATTCGTCTTCGTGTATCTGGATGATATTCTCATTTTCTCAAGATCACTAGAGGAGCACAAGCAGCATGTTAGCAGGGTCCTCCAGAGGCTTCTCGATAACCATCTTTACGTGAAGCCCGAGAAATGTGAGTTTCATGTCACTCAGGCTCAGTTTCTTGGGTTCATTGTCACTCCTGGCCATGTGGAGATGGACCCTGAGAAAGTCGAGGCTGTCCTGAATTGGCCCACTCCCACTTCCGTCAAGGAGGTCCAACGCTTCATTGGCTTTTCAAACTTTTATAGGAAGTTTATTAGGAATTTTAGCTCTGTGGTGGCTCCCTTGACAGCGCTGACTAAGGGAGGAGGAACCAAGATTTGCTGGGGCCCAGAAGCATCAGGGGCCTTCCAGGATCTCAAACGCCGTTTTACTTCCGCTCCCATCCTTTCTATCCCTGACCCAGAAAAACCTTTTGTGGTGGAAGTAGATGCATCGGAGGTAGGCGTAGGGGCCATCCTGTCACAAAAAGGTGAGGACGGTAAATTGCATCCCTGTGCTTTTATGTCTCATCGTCTTTCAGATGCAGAGCGGAATTACCATGTGGGAGATCGAGAACTGCTAGCGGTTAAACTTGCtctggaggaatggcgtcattGGCTTGAGGGGGCTCTGCATCCGTTCCAAGTTCTCACGGACCACAAGAACCTGGAATATCTCCAGCAAGCTAAGCGGCTCAATCCTCGGCAGGCTCGGTGGTCGTTGTTTTTTAATCGTTTTCAATTTATTCTGTCTTACAGACCCGGCGCCAAGAATGTCAAACCGGATGCCCTGTCCCGAGCTTACTTTCCCGAGACAAAGGAGAAACCGCTGGCCCAGATTATCCCGAGGTCAAAGATCATTGCACCCCTTCAGTGGGATCTAGAGCGGGAGGTGCGGGCGGCTCAAGCTCATGAGCCAGATCCAGGAGGCGGTCCAGCGGGCCGCCTATACGTCCCTCATTCTGCTCGGGCTCGGGTCTTACAGTGGGGTCATGGGTCCTCCTTGACATGCCACCCAGGAACGGCTCGTACACTCGAGTTCCTGCAGCGGCGGTTTTGGTGGCCATCTATCAAGGTGGATGTAAAGGGCTACGTGGAGGCCTGTACTGTGTGCAGCCAGGGTAAGTCCACTCGGCAGCGACTCCAGGGCCTACTCCATCCCTTACCCATTCCCCGCAGACCATGGTCACACCTGTCTCTGGACTTTGTTACAGGACTCCCACCATCCCAAGGTAACACTGTCATCCTGGTAGTGGTGGACCGGTTCTCTAAGGCCGCCCGATTCATTCCTCTGCCCAAGCTGCCATCTGCTAAGGAGACAGCTGAACTCCTTATGAATCATGTCTTTCGGATTTTTGGTATGCCATTAGATATGGTCTCTGATCGGGGGCCTCAGTTCTCATCCCGGTTCTGGAGTGCCTTCTGCAGGCTGATTGGGGCCACAGCCAGCCTTTCATCTGGGTTCCATCCTGAGTCCAATGGCCAAACAGAACGGATTAATCAGGATCTGGAGACCACCCTGCGGTGCATGGCAGCCCAAAACCCTACTTCTTGGGCAACCTACATTCTGTGGGCGGAATACGCACACAACACCCTCCAGTCTTCGGCCACTGGACTGTCCCCCTTCGAATGTCAGTTTGGGTATGTCCCCCCATTGTTTCCTGAGGAAGAAGCACAGGTGGGCGTTCCATCTGCCCAACGCTTCGTTCAGCGCTGCCGACAAACCTGGAGGAAGGCTAGGCAAATCCTTCTTCGATCCTCCAAAAGATACCAAAGTCAGGCAAACCGCCACCGCCGGTCAGCGCCCAACTTCCGACCTGGTCAAAGAGTCTGGTTATCCACCAAGAACCTGCTCCTCCGGGTTGAATCGAGGAAGTTGGCTCAGAAGTTCATTGGCCCCTTTCGCATTGCCAGGAAAGTTAACCCTGTTTCTTATCGTTTATTTCTTCCTCATTCCCTTAGAATTAACCCGACGTTTCATGTCTCTTTGTTAAAACCTGTTTTGTCTTCTCCCTTTGCCCCCCCACGCAGAACCCCTCCACCTCCCAGAGTCATCGATGGCCGGCCAGCCTACACAGTCCGCCGGATACTGGACTCCCGGAGGATCCGGAACTCACTACAGTAtctggtggactgggagggttACGGGCCGGAGGAGCGCTCTTGGGTCCCAGCCAAGGACATCCTGGATCCAAGTTTAATCCGGGAGTTCCGCACTCGGCAATTGGGAGGTGCTAAAAGGAACGCCAGGAGTCGTTCCTAGAGGAGGGGGTCCTGTCAGCCTTTCGTTCCTCCTGTAGTTTCTCCCCAGGCCTCTAGAGGTCATTAGTGTTTCCCTTATCTGTAGTTCTTTCTTGTGTTTCCTCATTAGTTTTCTAGATCACCTGTGTCTCGTTTTCCCCCCAGTGTATTTAAGCTGTTTATTTTCTCCCCTCTGATTCACTCGGTTTTTGAGTCTCTGCCCTGTGTCTCCTGCTGAACCTTCCGTAACTATTCAGAGTTCCCTGCTGTAAGTTTTTTGACTCTTTATTCCCTGGCTGTTTTCTCCCCTTGTGGAAGCTTTTGTTTGagggttttgtttttctttatttttaataattcctCTAAGTGAGAAGAACCTTTGTTGATTATTAACTGCCTGTTTATATCTTTTGCCCTTTTTCAAATAAATCTACTCTACCTGAGACATCTGCTTTGAGTGCTTTCAGTTGGGTCCAAACCTATCACCcttgtggctcagtggtaaacTCTTCA containing:
- the LOC128508398 gene encoding ependymin-like encodes the protein MQLWLCCALLVFVAGGCLAQKPRPCRSPPLYEGSLSMVGENGNSQVLGKYSYDALLQRIRVGMFERDGNYTRVTDTLLLYREQVMYEIDYEHKTCQKQELMGEFQPLEIPPNFTFLAQMVLGSLSAPGEGVLVNSWAGETTKNQGINVVTYTEFGCLPVAFLFNAPTSDLVVYTFFNIILGIKDPSVFIPPPFCDNATLVAGKGDFFSVFF